The Paramisgurnus dabryanus chromosome 3, PD_genome_1.1, whole genome shotgun sequence genome includes a window with the following:
- the gucy2ca gene encoding guanylyl cyclase C isoform X1, with translation MLGFFICFSSLLGVSGFDVLACRNSSVTLNVVLLEDEGSPWSLKFVQDVVDKAVRVENEKNTAAGLEFKMKVLFSGFNTTHYRRRGCGSSTCEAVEILKSLYNSSELGCVMLGPSCTYATFQLVDQEVGLTLTVPIISAGSFGLSCDYKEKLTRLLPPARKISDFFVHFWNASFTNLKPEWKTAYIYKKPNNTEECFWYINALEAPSALFASNISRDMLRTPDELKDALKIKDRHSNIFILCGTPDDVLAIKESTHVPPDVVFILIDLYNEGYHTNSSSYEHMRDVLVITTHSFRNYSSDNFWKLNTTALNDYVVGYHDAVLLFGQVMRENLLSIKHHSSSSVIKNPFRNTAFDGVGGHYVLDASGDRDLNLSVVYTSGTNHQYKTLFVFDTSINQTKTNHSNPDLPWAGSRLPSDKPSHGMQAQNIIMIVLGLSVVMATGIAFILYRQNRRVRYNQKKWSHINPALITPLDDKERNHISLRIDEDKKGDNSIQIHKGRYDKKPVILKELKNTDGNFSEDQRIELNALLRIDYYNLTKFYGTVKFDCGVFGVFEFCERGSLRFVLNDKISYPDESFMDLEFKISVMYDIAKGMSYLHSSNVEVHGRLKSTNCVVDNRMVVKITDFGCNTILTPGKDLWTSPEHMRLQGISQKGDVYSFAIISQEIILRKSTFYTSCCSDTAEKIYRVQNPRGPNVFRPDLSFESVGETEAELFVLIKSCWEEDPEKRPDFKRIEGALGKIFSNLHNQANASYMDNLIRRLQMYSRNLEHLVEERTSLYKAERDRADQLNCMLLPGPVVRSLKETGRVEPELFDEVTIYFSDIVGFTTLCHHSTPMEVVDMLNDIYKKFDSILDHHDVYKVETIGDAYMVASGLPNRNGNRHAVDVCLMALDILEFMGTFQLRHLPGIPLWIRIGIHSGPCAAGVVGNKMPRYCLFGDTVNTASRMESTGLPLRIHVSQSTIEILQRTDCQFECENRGETYLKGKGKEMTYWLTGVTGQKYNLPTPPTAENFQRLQQDLAERIISTLATRGNERRKTLSTRQRRTPRHSGDNQPEYLHLTDPNIHL, from the exons ATGTTGGGTTTCTTCATCTGCTTCAGCTCTCTGCTCGGTGTCTCTGGCTTTGATGTTTTAGCTTGCAGAAACTCTTCGGTGACGTTAAACGTGGTTCTTCTGGAGGATGAAGGTTCACCTTGGAGTCTGAAGTTTGTTCAGGATGTGGTGGATAAAGCCGTTCGAGTGGAAAATGAGAAGAACACGGCTGCAG GTTTAGAATTCAAGATGAAGGTTCTCTTCAGTGGTTTTAATACGACTCATTATAGACGGCGTGGATGTGGCAGCAGCACATGTGAAGCTGTAGAGATCCTTAAATCACTTTAT AACAGCAGTGAGCTGGGTTGTGTTATGCTCGGCCCGTCCTGTACATATGCAACTTTCCAGCTGGTGGA TCAAGAGGTGGGTCTGACTCTTACCGTCCCCATCATCTCTGCTGGGAGCTTTGGTTTGTCGTGTGATTATAAAGAGAAACTCACGCGTCTGCTGCCTCCGGCTCGAAAGATCTCAGACTTCTTCGTTCACTTCTGGAACGCATCCTTCACTAATCTGAAACCTGAGTGGAAAACAGCGTACATCTATAAAAAACCAAATAACACTGAGGAGTGCTTCTG gtATATCAATGCTCTTGAAGCTCCATCAGCTCTGTTCGCCTCTAATATATCCAGAGATATGCTGAGGACTCCAGATGAACTCAAAGATGCACTGAAAATAAAAGACCGACACAGTAACA tttTTATTCTGTGTGGGACACCAGACGATGTTCTGGCTATTAAGGAAAGCACTCATGTTCCTCCAGATGTGGTCTTCATTCTCATCGATCTCTACAA TGAAGGATATCACACAAACAGCTCCAGTTATGAACACATGAGAGATGTGTTGGTCATCACTACACACAGCTTCAGGAATTACTCCAGTGACAACTTCTGGAAACTAAACACAACG GCTTTGAATGATTATGTGGTGGGTTATCACGATGCCGTGCTTCTCTTTGGTCAAGTGATGAGAGAAAATCTGCTGTCCATTAAACATCATTCATCCAGCAGCGTCATAAAGAATCCATTCAGAAACACAGCGTTTGATG gTGTAGGTGGACATTATGTATTAGATGCTAGTGGAGACAGAGATCTCAATCTGTCTGTTGTTTATACATCCGGCACAAACCACCAG TATAAAACACTGTTTGTATTCGACACATCTATTAACCAAACTAAGACGAATCACAGTAATCCAGACCTGCCGTGGGCCGGATCTCGTCTGCCCAGTGATAAACCTTCTCACG GTATGCAGGCTCAGAACATCATCATGATAGTGCTCGGACTCAGTGTCGTCATGGCGACCGGTATCGCTTTCATACTATACAG ACAGAACAGAAGAGTGAGATACAATCAGAAGAAATGGTCTCATATCAATCCAGCGCTCATCACACCTTTAGATGATAAAGAGAGAAATCATATCAGTCTCAGa aTTGATGAAGATAAGAAAGGAGACAACAGCATCCAGATACACAAGGGTCGTTATGACAAAAag CCGGTCATACTGAAGGAACTGAAGAACACAGATGGGAATTTCTCTGAGGATCAGCGGATTGAACTCAATGCT TTGTTGCGTATAGATTATTATAATCTGACTAAATTCTACGGGACGGTGAAGTTTGACTGCGGTGTGTTTGGAGTATTTGAGTTTTGTGAGCGAGGATCACTCAGG tttgtgctgaacgACAAAATCTCATATCCAGACGAGAGCTTCATGGATCTGGAGTTTAAAATCTCAGTCATGTACGACATCGCAaag GGGATGTCTTACCTTCACTCCAGTAACGTTGAAGTTCACGGCCGACTAAAATCTACAAACTGTGTGGTGGACAATCGCATGGTGGTTAAAATCACCGACTTTGGCTGTAATACGATCCTCACACCAGGGAAAG atCTGTGGACGTCTCCTGAACACATGCGGCTTCAGGGAATCTCTCAGAAAGGTGATGTTTATAGTTTTGCCATCATCTCTCAAGAGATCATCCTCAGGAAAAGCACCTTTTACACCAGCTGTTGTTCAGATACCGCag AGAAGATCTATCGAGTACAGAACCCCAGAGGACCAAACGTCTTCAGACCCGATCTCAGTTTTGAGTCTGTCGGAGAGACCGAAGCTGAG ttGTTTGTCCTGATCAAGAGCTGTTGGGAAGAGGATCCAGAGAAGAGACCGGACTTTAAGAGGATTGAAGGAGCTCTGGGGAAGATCTTCAG TAATCTTCATAACCAGGCCAATGCCAGCTACATGGATAATCTGATCCGTCGACTGCAGATGTATTCCAGAAACCTGGAGCACCTGGTGGAGGAGCGAACGTCTCTGTATAAAGCTGAGAGAGATCGAGCGGATCAACTCAACTGTATGCTGCTGCCCGg GCCTGTAGTTCGGTCACTGAAGGAGACGGGTCGTGTTGAGCCTGAACTCTTTGATGAAGTCACCATCTACTTCAGTGATATCGTTGGCTTCACCACCCTCTGTCATCACAGCACACCTATGGAGGTGGTGGACATGCTGAACGACATCTACAAGAAATTTGACAGCATTCTGGATCATCATGACGTCTACAAG GTGGAGACGATCGGAGACGCTTACATGGTTGCGTCTGGACTGCCGAATCGTAACGGGAACAGACACGCTGTGGACGTTTGTCTCATGGCTCTCGACATTTTAGAGTTTATGGGAACATTTCAACTGAGACACCTGCCGGGAATCCCACTGTGGATCCGGATCGGAATCCATTCGG gtccTTGTGCTGCAGGTGTTGTGGGGAATAAGATGCCACGGTACTGTCTGTTTGGAGATACAGTCAACACAGCATCACGTATGGAGTCTACAGGACTAC CTCTAAGGATTCATGTGAGTCAGTCCACCATTGAAATCCTGCAGAGGACCGACTGTCAGTTTGAGTGTGAAAACAGAGGAGAAACTTACCTGAAG ggTAAAGGAAAGGAGATGACCTATTGGTTGACTGGAGTCACAGGACAGAAATATAATCTGCCAACTCCACCTACAGC AGAGAATTTCCAGCGTTTGCAGCAGGATCTGGCTGAGCGGATCATTTCTACATTGGCCACCCGTGGAAATGAGCGAAGAAAAACTCTCTCCACACGACAGCGCAGAACACCAAGACACAGCGGTGACAACCAACCTGAATACCTGCATCTGACTGACCCCAATATACAcctgtaa
- the gucy2ca gene encoding guanylyl cyclase C isoform X2 codes for MLGPSCTYATFQLVDQEVGLTLTVPIISAGSFGLSCDYKEKLTRLLPPARKISDFFVHFWNASFTNLKPEWKTAYIYKKPNNTEECFWYINALEAPSALFASNISRDMLRTPDELKDALKIKDRHSNIFILCGTPDDVLAIKESTHVPPDVVFILIDLYNEGYHTNSSSYEHMRDVLVITTHSFRNYSSDNFWKLNTTALNDYVVGYHDAVLLFGQVMRENLLSIKHHSSSSVIKNPFRNTAFDGVGGHYVLDASGDRDLNLSVVYTSGTNHQYKTLFVFDTSINQTKTNHSNPDLPWAGSRLPSDKPSHGMQAQNIIMIVLGLSVVMATGIAFILYRQNRRVRYNQKKWSHINPALITPLDDKERNHISLRIDEDKKGDNSIQIHKGRYDKKPVILKELKNTDGNFSEDQRIELNALLRIDYYNLTKFYGTVKFDCGVFGVFEFCERGSLRFVLNDKISYPDESFMDLEFKISVMYDIAKGMSYLHSSNVEVHGRLKSTNCVVDNRMVVKITDFGCNTILTPGKDLWTSPEHMRLQGISQKGDVYSFAIISQEIILRKSTFYTSCCSDTAEKIYRVQNPRGPNVFRPDLSFESVGETEAELFVLIKSCWEEDPEKRPDFKRIEGALGKIFSNLHNQANASYMDNLIRRLQMYSRNLEHLVEERTSLYKAERDRADQLNCMLLPGPVVRSLKETGRVEPELFDEVTIYFSDIVGFTTLCHHSTPMEVVDMLNDIYKKFDSILDHHDVYKVETIGDAYMVASGLPNRNGNRHAVDVCLMALDILEFMGTFQLRHLPGIPLWIRIGIHSGPCAAGVVGNKMPRYCLFGDTVNTASRMESTGLPLRIHVSQSTIEILQRTDCQFECENRGETYLKGKGKEMTYWLTGVTGQKYNLPTPPTAENFQRLQQDLAERIISTLATRGNERRKTLSTRQRRTPRHSGDNQPEYLHLTDPNIHL; via the exons ATGCTCGGCCCGTCCTGTACATATGCAACTTTCCAGCTGGTGGA TCAAGAGGTGGGTCTGACTCTTACCGTCCCCATCATCTCTGCTGGGAGCTTTGGTTTGTCGTGTGATTATAAAGAGAAACTCACGCGTCTGCTGCCTCCGGCTCGAAAGATCTCAGACTTCTTCGTTCACTTCTGGAACGCATCCTTCACTAATCTGAAACCTGAGTGGAAAACAGCGTACATCTATAAAAAACCAAATAACACTGAGGAGTGCTTCTG gtATATCAATGCTCTTGAAGCTCCATCAGCTCTGTTCGCCTCTAATATATCCAGAGATATGCTGAGGACTCCAGATGAACTCAAAGATGCACTGAAAATAAAAGACCGACACAGTAACA tttTTATTCTGTGTGGGACACCAGACGATGTTCTGGCTATTAAGGAAAGCACTCATGTTCCTCCAGATGTGGTCTTCATTCTCATCGATCTCTACAA TGAAGGATATCACACAAACAGCTCCAGTTATGAACACATGAGAGATGTGTTGGTCATCACTACACACAGCTTCAGGAATTACTCCAGTGACAACTTCTGGAAACTAAACACAACG GCTTTGAATGATTATGTGGTGGGTTATCACGATGCCGTGCTTCTCTTTGGTCAAGTGATGAGAGAAAATCTGCTGTCCATTAAACATCATTCATCCAGCAGCGTCATAAAGAATCCATTCAGAAACACAGCGTTTGATG gTGTAGGTGGACATTATGTATTAGATGCTAGTGGAGACAGAGATCTCAATCTGTCTGTTGTTTATACATCCGGCACAAACCACCAG TATAAAACACTGTTTGTATTCGACACATCTATTAACCAAACTAAGACGAATCACAGTAATCCAGACCTGCCGTGGGCCGGATCTCGTCTGCCCAGTGATAAACCTTCTCACG GTATGCAGGCTCAGAACATCATCATGATAGTGCTCGGACTCAGTGTCGTCATGGCGACCGGTATCGCTTTCATACTATACAG ACAGAACAGAAGAGTGAGATACAATCAGAAGAAATGGTCTCATATCAATCCAGCGCTCATCACACCTTTAGATGATAAAGAGAGAAATCATATCAGTCTCAGa aTTGATGAAGATAAGAAAGGAGACAACAGCATCCAGATACACAAGGGTCGTTATGACAAAAag CCGGTCATACTGAAGGAACTGAAGAACACAGATGGGAATTTCTCTGAGGATCAGCGGATTGAACTCAATGCT TTGTTGCGTATAGATTATTATAATCTGACTAAATTCTACGGGACGGTGAAGTTTGACTGCGGTGTGTTTGGAGTATTTGAGTTTTGTGAGCGAGGATCACTCAGG tttgtgctgaacgACAAAATCTCATATCCAGACGAGAGCTTCATGGATCTGGAGTTTAAAATCTCAGTCATGTACGACATCGCAaag GGGATGTCTTACCTTCACTCCAGTAACGTTGAAGTTCACGGCCGACTAAAATCTACAAACTGTGTGGTGGACAATCGCATGGTGGTTAAAATCACCGACTTTGGCTGTAATACGATCCTCACACCAGGGAAAG atCTGTGGACGTCTCCTGAACACATGCGGCTTCAGGGAATCTCTCAGAAAGGTGATGTTTATAGTTTTGCCATCATCTCTCAAGAGATCATCCTCAGGAAAAGCACCTTTTACACCAGCTGTTGTTCAGATACCGCag AGAAGATCTATCGAGTACAGAACCCCAGAGGACCAAACGTCTTCAGACCCGATCTCAGTTTTGAGTCTGTCGGAGAGACCGAAGCTGAG ttGTTTGTCCTGATCAAGAGCTGTTGGGAAGAGGATCCAGAGAAGAGACCGGACTTTAAGAGGATTGAAGGAGCTCTGGGGAAGATCTTCAG TAATCTTCATAACCAGGCCAATGCCAGCTACATGGATAATCTGATCCGTCGACTGCAGATGTATTCCAGAAACCTGGAGCACCTGGTGGAGGAGCGAACGTCTCTGTATAAAGCTGAGAGAGATCGAGCGGATCAACTCAACTGTATGCTGCTGCCCGg GCCTGTAGTTCGGTCACTGAAGGAGACGGGTCGTGTTGAGCCTGAACTCTTTGATGAAGTCACCATCTACTTCAGTGATATCGTTGGCTTCACCACCCTCTGTCATCACAGCACACCTATGGAGGTGGTGGACATGCTGAACGACATCTACAAGAAATTTGACAGCATTCTGGATCATCATGACGTCTACAAG GTGGAGACGATCGGAGACGCTTACATGGTTGCGTCTGGACTGCCGAATCGTAACGGGAACAGACACGCTGTGGACGTTTGTCTCATGGCTCTCGACATTTTAGAGTTTATGGGAACATTTCAACTGAGACACCTGCCGGGAATCCCACTGTGGATCCGGATCGGAATCCATTCGG gtccTTGTGCTGCAGGTGTTGTGGGGAATAAGATGCCACGGTACTGTCTGTTTGGAGATACAGTCAACACAGCATCACGTATGGAGTCTACAGGACTAC CTCTAAGGATTCATGTGAGTCAGTCCACCATTGAAATCCTGCAGAGGACCGACTGTCAGTTTGAGTGTGAAAACAGAGGAGAAACTTACCTGAAG ggTAAAGGAAAGGAGATGACCTATTGGTTGACTGGAGTCACAGGACAGAAATATAATCTGCCAACTCCACCTACAGC AGAGAATTTCCAGCGTTTGCAGCAGGATCTGGCTGAGCGGATCATTTCTACATTGGCCACCCGTGGAAATGAGCGAAGAAAAACTCTCTCCACACGACAGCGCAGAACACCAAGACACAGCGGTGACAACCAACCTGAATACCTGCATCTGACTGACCCCAATATACAcctgtaa
- the LOC135768432 gene encoding tumor necrosis factor receptor superfamily member 17-like: protein MEKGSCAPGSFWDSLTKQCISHTSHELRSSSITDVPKAVVKSVLSVRDATEPWSAVGLSVWICVGLVVSGSLLVLIFWFIIYKHHSRTSQNTAGQKDDHTAVTSQQEVLHLNGQLQEVSITEETCGRGLCNGWAEHVLPLPATELGDSALVTTKTWQPVEV, encoded by the exons ATGGAGAAGGGATCATGTGCTCCTGGTTCTTTCTGGGATTCTTTAACCAAACAATGCATATCTCACACATCTCATGAGCTGAGATCATCATCCATCACAG ATGTTCCTAAGGCTGTTGTGAAGTCGGTGTTGAGCGTCAGAGATGCGACAGAGCCGTGGAGCGCCGTAGGTCTCAGTGTGTGGATCTGTGTTGGACTGGTGGTGAGTGGATCACTGCTGGTCCTCATCTTCTGGTTCATCATCTACAAACATCACAGCAGGACCTCACAGAACACAG CTGGTCAGAAGGACGATCACACTGCAGTGACATCACAACAGGAAGTTCTGCATCTCAACGGCCAGCTACAGGAAGTGTCCATCACTGAGGAGACATGTGGGCGGGGCCTGTGTAATGGATGGGCGGAGCATGTTCTGCCACTCCCTGCAACCGAGTTGGGAGATTCTGCCCTCGTTACAACTAAAACTTGGCAACCTGTTGAGGTTTGA